The genomic region GACCCGGCTGCTCGGCGAGGCCGGCATCTGGCTCGAGGGGCTGAGCGCCCAGCGCCAGGACCTCGAGAGCTACTTCCTCGAGCTCACCGCCGCCGACACCCTGGGCCAGACGATGGGCCAGTCGATGGGCCAGACGGGCGGCGCGGCATGAGGGCGCTGCTGCGGGTCGAGGCCACCCGGCTGCGCTGGCGCCGAGCGGTGGTGCTGCTGCTGGTGGCCGCGGTCGCGGTCCCCGCCTTGGTCCTGGCCTCGGTCGCGTGGAGCACCCGCCCGGTCTCCGAGGCCGAGCAGGACCAGATCCTCTCCGAGCGGTACGCCGCCAAGGAGGTGCCCCGCTGCGAGCGGCAGCCCGAGAACTACCTCGGCTACGAGCCGGGCAGCGGCGACGCCGTCCAGCTCGAGCAGGCCTGCCGCGCCCAGGTCCTCGAGTGGTACGGCGGCCGTGCCACCCTGCGTCTCGAGGCCGAGACCCGCGAGGGGTCGCTGCTGGGCGTCGTGGCCGTGGTGGGCCTGCTGATGCTGCTGGTGGGCACCACCTTCGTCGGACACGACTGGGGCTCGGGTTCGATGAGCAACCAGCTGCTCTTCGAGCCGCGACGGGCCCGCGTCTGGGCCGCCAAGGCGGTCGTCGTCACGCTCGTCGGCGCCCTGGTCGCCGGGGCGGTGCTGGCGGCGTACTGGGCCGGGCTGTGGGCGCTGGCCGCCTCGCGCGACCTCGCCACCGGCGGCGGTGTCGTCGGCGACGGCTTCGAGGTCGTCGCCCGCGGGGCGCTGCTGGCCGCCGCCGGCGCGCTGGGCGGCTACGCGCTGACCATGCTCTTCCGCAGCACCGTGGCCACCATCGGCGTGCTCTTCGCGGTCTCGGTCGTGGGCGGCACCCTGATCGGCCTGCTCGGCAGTGCCGGCGGCAGCACCGAGCGCTGGCAGCCGCAGCTCAACGTGCTGGCGTTCGTGACCAACGACATGCGCTACTACGACGACAGCGACCTGCCCGAGGAGTGCTTCACGCGCCGGGGCGGCTCGGGCGAGGAGTGCAACGGCGAGCGGGTGCTCACCGCGACCGACGGCGGGCTGTACCTCGGGGCGCTCCTGCTGGGCGCCGGCGCGATCTCCCTGGGCTCCTACCGGCGCCGCGACGTGCCCTGACCCGGCCGTCGGGCCGCTGTACCGGCGGGTACCCGGCCGACTCGGCCACGGCTGGGCCCGCGGCGTACAGTCGAGCGCGTGACACAGGCACCTGCACCCGAAGGCCGCAAGCTCCTCCGACTCGAGGTCCGCAACGCCGAGACCCCCATCGAGCGCAAGCCGGAGTGGATCAAGACCCGCGCCAAGATGGGCCCGGCCTACAAGGAGCTGCAGAGTCTCGTCAAGGGCGAGGGCCTGCACACCGTGTGCCAGGAGGCCGGCTGCCCCAACATCTTCGAGTGCTGGGAGGACCGCGAGGCCACCTTCCTCATCGGCGGCGACCAGTGCACGCGGCGCTGCGACTTCTGCCAGATCGACACCGGCAAGCCGCAGCCCCTCGACCGCGACGAGCCGCGCCGGGTCGCCGAGTCGGTGCAGAAGATGCAGCTGCGCTACGCCACGATCACCGGCGTCGCCCGCGACGACCTGCCCGACGGCGGTGCCTGGCTCTACGCCGAGACCGTCAAGGTGATCCACGAGCTCAACCCCGACACCGGCGTCGAGAACCTGATCCCCGACTTCAACGGCAAGCCCGACCTCCTGCAGGAGGTCTTCGAGAGCCGTCCCGAGGTGCTGGCCCACAACGTCGAGACCGTGCCGCGGATCTTCAAGCGGATCCGTCCCGCGTTCCGCTACGAGCGCTCCCTCGACGTCATCACCCAGGCCCGCGACTTCGGCCTGGTCACCAAGTCGAACCTGATCCTGGGCATGGGCGAGACCCGCGAGGAGGTCAGCCAGGCCCTGCGCGACCTGCACGAGGCCGGCTGCGAGCTGATCACGATCACCCAGTACCTGCGCCCCTCCGCGCGCCACCACCCCGTCGAGCGGTGGGTCAAGCCCGAGGAGTTCGTGGAGCTGAAGGACGAGGCCGACGAGATCGGGTTCTCCGGGGTGATGTCCGGACCGCTGGTCCGTTCGTCGTACCGGGCCGGACGGCTGTACCGTCAGGCGATGGAGGCGCGAGAGGGCGCCGCCGTCTGATCCCCGCCCGCGGGTCGCACCCCGGGCCGACCCGAGTGAGGCACGCTTCCGCATGGCCAAGCAGACCGACGCGTCGTCGATGAACCGCCGCCAGCAGTTCGCCGAGACCTACCGGATCACCAAGAGGACCGACCCGCGCATCGGGCTGTGGCTCCTGCTGACGTTCCTCGTCACCGGTGTCCTGGGCTTCCTCATCTTCAAGATCCTGCCCGGCAGCGGCGCGATCGAGTGGGTGCTCTCGGTCGTCGGCGGCATCATGTTCGGCACCCTGGGTGCGCTGATCCTCTTCAGCCGCCGCGCGCAGGCCTCGGCCTACAGCCAGATGGAGGGCCAGCCCGGCGCCGCCGCCGCCTCGCTCAACATGCTCAAGCGCGGCTGGCACACCGAGAACGCCGTCGCCTTCAACCGCCAGCAGGACGTCGTGCACCGGGTGGTGGGCCCTCCGGGCATCATCCTGGTCGGCGAGGGCAACGGCTCGCGGCTGCGCGCGCTGATGGCCGGTGAGCGCCGCAAGCACGAGCGGGTCGTCTCCGAGACGCCGGTGCACGAGATCGTCGTGGGCCGCGAGGAGGGTCAGGTGCCGCTCCCGCAGCTGATGAAGAAGCTGCGCAAGATGAAGCGCGAGGTCCGCCCCGCCGACATCACCGACATCCGCAACCGGCTCAAGGCGCTCGACGCCAGCCGCCCCGCGGTGCCGCTGCCCAAGGGCCCGGTGCCGACCAGCATGAAGGGCATGCGCCAGAACATGCGCGGGCGCTGAGCGGCGTACGCCGCGGCATCGACGCAGCGAAGGGCGGCGAGGTCATCGACCTCGCCGCCCTCCCGTCGTCCCGGGCCGTCCGGGACCGCCTGGGTCCGCCGGACGCGCCGGGGCTCAGCTCATCTGGCTCATCGAGCCCATCATGTCGTCCATCGTGGTGACCTGGCCGGCGGGCGGTGCCTCGATGTCGACGTCGGCACCCCAGTCGTCCATGCTCATCTCGGTCGAGCCGAGCTCGCCCATGTCGATGACCATGCGGCGCACCCGGCCGTCGTCGTCGAACCAGGTGTCGGACTGCATCTGCTCGGGCATCATCGACTTCGGGACGCCCTCCATGCCCTGCATCCCCTCGAGCGCGGCGCTCGGGTCGAGCGTGGCGGAGTAGTGCTCCAGCGACTCGCCGTCGACGTCCTCCTCGCCGACGAACGTGACGCTCTCGAGGCCGGCGCGCATCATCTCGGCCTGCTTCGAGGGGTCCATCGAGTCGGTCATCATCGGGCCCAGCGGGTTGCCCGGCTCGTCGAGATCCATCGACAGGTACTTGCCGCCCAGGTCGGGCACCTGCATGTACATCACGTTGTCGACCAGGATCATCTCGATCGGCTCGTCACCGAGCTCCGCGGACTCCATCGTCATCCGCATCGCGGGCGTCTTCCCGGTGTAGTCGACGACGCCCTCGGCGCTGATGGTCGTCCCCGCCGTCTCGGAGGTCATCGTCGTGCGGGCCGTCGTCGCGTCCTCGAACGAGGCAGCCATCAGGGCCACGAAGTCGTCGTCGGGGACCGGGTCGCCGGCCTCGAGGCCGCCGGCCTCCTCGCCGTCCTCGTCGCCCTGCTCCTCCAGCTGGGCGGAGGCGCTGCTGGTGTCCTCGGCGCTCTCCTCACCCCCGCAGGCGGCCAGGCCGGTCAGGGCGAGGGGCAGGACGGCGGCGACGGCCGTACGCCGCCAGGTCGGGGTGCGCTTCATGGTGAGGCCTCTCATGGGGGAGCTGTCCCCCCAGTCTTCACCTGCCGGCAAGCCGGCGAAACGTCTCGACCGTGACGGTGCAGGTGCCGGCGGCGATGTCGTGCAGCCCCCGGCCGTCGGGGCGGAAGACCAGCGGGGGGACGGCCAGGGCCACCAGCAGCTGGCGGGCCAGGGCCGGCAGCAGGGCCGGCGGGCGCGGGTCGCCGTTCGCGCGCACCACGCGCAGGCGGGTCACGACCTTGCCGAAGGAACCGCCGAGCAGCGCGGTGAACAGCGCCGACTCGACCACGAAGAGGCCCAGCACGTAGAAGCCCGAGGCGGGGTCCGCGGTGGCGCCGTACACGGGGGTGAACAGGCTCACCGCCAGGGTGCAGGCGGCCCAGTCGACGACCAGGGCGAGGATCCGGCGGGTCCAGGAGGCGGTCTCGACGCTCGTCGCGCTGGGGTTGCTCACCCCGACAGCCTAGGGACCGGGCCCGCCGGGTCCGCCCGGGCCCGACTTGGACGTCTGTTACATGGGGGAAACACGTCCGATACGGTCTGGAAACTGCCTCACTCGTAGGGTGAGCGCATCGTCCGAGGCATCGTCGCCGCGGGTGTCCACTCTCAGATCTGCCGGTCGTCCGACGGGGACGGCCAAGGAGGACGAATGTTCCAGAACAGCGAGGAGCTGCTCAAGTACATCAAGGACGAGGGCGTCGAGATGGTCGACGTGCGCTTCTGCGACCTGCCCGGTGTCATGCAGCACTTCACGGTCCCGGTGTCCTCGTTCGACCAGTCGGTCTTCGACGACGGCCTGAACTTCGACGGCTCGTCCATCCGCGGCTTCCAGGCCATCCACGAGTCCGACATGTCGCTGTTCCCGGACCCGACCACGGCCTACATCGACCCCTTCCGGGCCGCGAAGACCCTGGTGGTCAACTTCTTCATCCACGACCCGATCTCGGGCGAGGCCTACTCGCGCGACCCGCGCAACATCGCCCGCAAGGCGATGGCCTACCTGGCCACCACCGGTGTCGGTGACCAGGCGTTCTTCGCCCCCGAGGCGGAGTTCTACGTCTTCGACAACGTGCGCTTCGAGACCAAGGCCAACGCCGGGTTCTACGAGATCAACTCCTCGGCGGGCGCCTGGAACACCGGTGACGCGTTCGAGAACGACAACCGTGGCTACAAGGTCAAGTACAAGGGTGGCTACTTCCCCGTCGCCCCCACCGACCACTTCGGCGAGCTGCGCGACGAGATGGTCATCGAGCTCGAGCGGGCCGGCCTGCAGGTCGAGCGCGCTCACCACGAGGTCGGCACCGCCGGCCAGGCGGAGATCAACTACCGCTTCGACGAGCTGCTCAAGGCCGCCGACGACGTGATGAAGTTCAAGTACATCATCAAGAACACTGCCTGGCGCAACGGCAAGACCGCGACCTTCATGCCCAAGCCGATCTTCGGTGACAACGGCTCGGGCATGCACGTGCACCAGTCGATCTGGAGCGAGGGCGCGCCCCTGTTCTACGACGAGACCGGGTACGGCGGCCTGTCCGACATGGCGCGCTACTACATCGGCGGCATGCTCAAGCACGCCCCGTCGCTGCTGGCCTTCACCAACCCGACGGTGAACTCCTACCACCGCCTGGTGCCCGGCTTCGAGGCCCCGATCTCGCTGGTCTACTCCCAGCGCAACCGGTCGGCCTGCGTGCGGATCCCGATCACCGGCTCGAACCCGAAGGCCAAGCGCGTCGAGTTCCGCTGCCCCGACCCGTCGGCGAACCCCTACCTCGCCTTCTCGGCGCTGCTGCTCGCCGGCCTCGACGGCATCAAGAACAAGATCGAGCCGCCCGCCCCGGTCGACAAGGACATCTACGAGCTCCCGCCGGACGAGATGGCCGACATCGACCAGGTCCCGACCTCGCTCAACGCCGTCCTCGACTCCCTCGAGGCGGACCACGAGTTCCTGACGGCCGGCAACGTCTTCACGCCCGACCTGATCGAGACCTGGATCGACTACAAGCGCACCAACGAGATCGCGCCGGTGCAGGCCCGCCCGCACCCGCACGAGTTCGAGCTGTACTACGACATCTGACCGGCACCAGCCGATCGGTGAACCGGCCCCGTCCTCCTCGTGAGGGCGGGG from Nocardioides salarius harbors:
- the lipA gene encoding lipoyl synthase — encoded protein: MTQAPAPEGRKLLRLEVRNAETPIERKPEWIKTRAKMGPAYKELQSLVKGEGLHTVCQEAGCPNIFECWEDREATFLIGGDQCTRRCDFCQIDTGKPQPLDRDEPRRVAESVQKMQLRYATITGVARDDLPDGGAWLYAETVKVIHELNPDTGVENLIPDFNGKPDLLQEVFESRPEVLAHNVETVPRIFKRIRPAFRYERSLDVITQARDFGLVTKSNLILGMGETREEVSQALRDLHEAGCELITITQYLRPSARHHPVERWVKPEEFVELKDEADEIGFSGVMSGPLVRSSYRAGRLYRQAMEAREGAAV
- a CDS encoding DUF4191 domain-containing protein; the encoded protein is MAKQTDASSMNRRQQFAETYRITKRTDPRIGLWLLLTFLVTGVLGFLIFKILPGSGAIEWVLSVVGGIMFGTLGALILFSRRAQASAYSQMEGQPGAAAASLNMLKRGWHTENAVAFNRQQDVVHRVVGPPGIILVGEGNGSRLRALMAGERRKHERVVSETPVHEIVVGREEGQVPLPQLMKKLRKMKREVRPADITDIRNRLKALDASRPAVPLPKGPVPTSMKGMRQNMRGR
- a CDS encoding LppX_LprAFG lipoprotein; translated protein: MKRTPTWRRTAVAAVLPLALTGLAACGGEESAEDTSSASAQLEEQGDEDGEEAGGLEAGDPVPDDDFVALMAASFEDATTARTTMTSETAGTTISAEGVVDYTGKTPAMRMTMESAELGDEPIEMILVDNVMYMQVPDLGGKYLSMDLDEPGNPLGPMMTDSMDPSKQAEMMRAGLESVTFVGEEDVDGESLEHYSATLDPSAALEGMQGMEGVPKSMMPEQMQSDTWFDDDGRVRRMVIDMGELGSTEMSMDDWGADVDIEAPPAGQVTTMDDMMGSMSQMS
- a CDS encoding RDD family protein — protein: MSNPSATSVETASWTRRILALVVDWAACTLAVSLFTPVYGATADPASGFYVLGLFVVESALFTALLGGSFGKVVTRLRVVRANGDPRPPALLPALARQLLVALAVPPLVFRPDGRGLHDIAAGTCTVTVETFRRLAGR
- the glnA gene encoding type I glutamate--ammonia ligase, with translation MFQNSEELLKYIKDEGVEMVDVRFCDLPGVMQHFTVPVSSFDQSVFDDGLNFDGSSIRGFQAIHESDMSLFPDPTTAYIDPFRAAKTLVVNFFIHDPISGEAYSRDPRNIARKAMAYLATTGVGDQAFFAPEAEFYVFDNVRFETKANAGFYEINSSAGAWNTGDAFENDNRGYKVKYKGGYFPVAPTDHFGELRDEMVIELERAGLQVERAHHEVGTAGQAEINYRFDELLKAADDVMKFKYIIKNTAWRNGKTATFMPKPIFGDNGSGMHVHQSIWSEGAPLFYDETGYGGLSDMARYYIGGMLKHAPSLLAFTNPTVNSYHRLVPGFEAPISLVYSQRNRSACVRIPITGSNPKAKRVEFRCPDPSANPYLAFSALLLAGLDGIKNKIEPPAPVDKDIYELPPDEMADIDQVPTSLNAVLDSLEADHEFLTAGNVFTPDLIETWIDYKRTNEIAPVQARPHPHEFELYYDI